The DNA segment GAATGCTGTTTGACAGTGACTTCAGAAACGACACCTTGCCGGTTTTGGCCTCATCTTCGCGGTAACCGGCGATATTCTTTTTCAAAGCGATCACGCTGATACCTGATGCATAATAAGGTTCCGAGAAATTGATTTGTTTCTTCCTCTCTTCGGTGATCATCATCGAACTGGTAATGATGTCGATCTTGTGTGTTGAGATGGCGGCGATCAGGCTTCCGAACGTCATGTCGGTCGGGACAAACGTTTTGCCAATATAAGCTGCAAAGCGCGATGCGAGCTCGATGTCGAATCCTATAAGCTTTCCGTCTTTATAAAGTGAATTCGGCATCCCAAGGTCGCTGACGACGCCGACAATAAGGTTTCCGTTGACCCCTGACGATTTAATCCCGGGCATTTCCATTATTCCTTCTTCCATCCACCGGCTGACAATGTCGTCGTATACACCGTTGGATTTAATTTCACTCAGGAAAGCATTAAATTGATCTCTCAGTTCGGAACTTTCCTTATTAAAGCCGGCGGCAATGTCGGCGAAATAAAGATCTTTGGTCAGCATCGCGACGCTTTTATTGGCTTTGAAGATCTCCGGCACGCCAGACTGGTCGAAAAATGCAACATCCGTCTTTTCTGCAATCAGGGCAGTGAGCAGATCAGAAACATTTTGATACTGCAGTATCTCAGCATCGGGATATGTTTTAGTTGCATAGGCGTCGTGGATAGAACCGAGCAATACGCCGATCCGCTTATCTTTGATGTCGTCAGCGGTCCTTAAATTTTTGCCTGAAACAACTTTACCTGTCCCTGTTTTACCTCTGACAGCAGCGGCGATGCCACTAGGATAATAACTCTCAGAGAAGAGCACTTTCTTTGCCCTTTCTTCCGTAATGGAGAGTCCGGCGCCAATCATATCGACCTTGCCGGCAATCAGCGCGGGAAGCATGGCTCCAAATTCCATGTTCACAACGTCGATCTGCTTGTCCAGTTTCTTTGCAACATAAGAAGCGAACTCCACATCGAATCCGACAACTTTTTGATTGCCGTCGACAAACGACATAGGTTCGGTAACAGCTGCAGTGCCGAATCTTAAAACGCCATTTGTTCCTTTAAGTTCTATAACAGGCATGGGTGCCGGATTTCCTTTTTCGGGGAACCAGCGCTTCATCATGTCGTCGTATGTGCCATCCGATCTGATTTCGGCAAGCACTTTATCAATAGCCTTTTTCAGTTCCCTGTTTTGAAGCTGAACGGCAAAACCGTATTGATCATCGAAGAGCATTTCAGGAAGGACAACAATTCCATCATTCTTGGCTGCAATGTTTTGCAGGACGGGCTTGTCGTAGACCGCTGCGTCGGCCTTTCCGGATTTGACCGCGATGGCGCAATCAAGAATGCTGTTGAAGTACTTTATCCTGGCATCGGGAAATTTCTGCAGCACAAACTGATCGGCAGCAGTTCCTGTCGGGACGGCAAAGGTTTTTCCTCCTTCCAGCATCAACAGGCCGGTAGTGACTGATTTGTCCTTATCACAACCGGCTAGAGTTACGAGCAGGAAAAGAATCAAAAAACATAAGCTGTGTTTCATCCGGCGTAAACGTATATTTTGTTGATCATCATTTGGAAGATAAATGGGATCTGTGTGCAGTGTTCCAT comes from the Bacteroidota bacterium genome and includes:
- a CDS encoding ABC transporter permease subunit (The N-terminal region of this protein, as described by TIGR01726, is a three transmembrane segment that identifies a subfamily of ABC transporter permease subunits, which specificities that include histidine, arginine, glutamine, glutamate, L-cystine (sic), the opines (in Agrobacterium) octopine and nopaline, etc.) yields the protein MILIFGGCNALNRVVAHGTLHTDPIYLPNDDQQNIRLRRMKHSLCFLILFLLVTLAGCDKDKSVTTGLLMLEGGKTFAVPTGTAADQFVLQKFPDARIKYFNSILDCAIAVKSGKADAAVYDKPVLQNIAAKNDGIVVLPEMLFDDQYGFAVQLQNRELKKAIDKVLAEIRSDGTYDDMMKRWFPEKGNPAPMPVIELKGTNGVLRFGTAAVTEPMSFVDGNQKVVGFDVEFASYVAKKLDKQIDVVNMEFGAMLPALIAGKVDMIGAGLSITEERAKKVLFSESYYPSGIAAAVRGKTGTGKVVSGKNLRTADDIKDKRIGVLLGSIHDAYATKTYPDAEILQYQNVSDLLTALIAEKTDVAFFDQSGVPEIFKANKSVAMLTKDLYFADIAAGFNKESSELRDQFNAFLSEIKSNGVYDDIVSRWMEEGIMEMPGIKSSGVNGNLIVGVVSDLGMPNSLYKDGKLIGFDIELASRFAAYIGKTFVPTDMTFGSLIAAISTHKIDIITSSMMITEERKKQINFSEPYYASGISVIALKKNIAGYREDEAKTGKVSFLKSLSNSIHDNLILENRYLLIINGLKITVIISLFAALMGTILGGLVCYMRMSKRKILSVIAALFITLIRGTPVLVLLMIIFYIIFASVNINPILVAVIAFGINFGAYVSEMFRTSIESIDRGQKEAGIASGFTKIQTFIHIIMPQAMRIVLPVYKGEFISLVKMTSIVGYIAVQDLTKASDIIRSRTFDAFFPLIMAAIIYLIIAWLLTWALSHVEISVDPKRRRIKKAGEVRV